The Leptospira terpstrae serovar Hualin str. LT 11-33 = ATCC 700639 nucleotide sequence GTTACCGATTCTTTTGGTGTATATAAGAATTTGATTCCATAACGAAAGTTATTGGCCCAACCTTCTTTAGTTACTTCTAACAATGGGTATTCAGCAGGAATTTTTTTATTAGAGACAACATTATAAACTATATCGCCTTTTTTATACACCCGAACTCCTTGTGTTTCTCCCGCGAGTCGAACGGATCCTGCTTCTGGGAATGACAAGGACAAATAGGTAAGACTTACATAGTTTCCACGATTCTTAAGTTGCAAAGTCACTTGCGATTCTTTTCCTATCTCAAATTTAGGCGTTACTTCTAAAGATACAAAAGAAGGTACTGGCTGCATGGGAAGGTTAGCAAGCATCTCCCAACCATTATAAACAAATTCTTGGGAATAATTTGGATTGGATGGAAAGATACGAAATGATTTGTCTTTGGTACTATATTCAAAATCCACTCGTTTGCTTCTTTTTAACTCTTCATGTTCTTTGAGTTGGAATCCGTCCCAAATTTTTTTCCCTTTGCGGTAACCCATGGGAACAGAAAATAAACCTAACGGTGGTTCTTCGGCGAGCACTTCAATAAAAACAGAATTAAAATTATCTCCAGGAAGTTCCGCAACAACGATCCTTCGGAGACAATCTCCCGCAAAGGTAGATTTTTCTTTTCCTGGCGCGGAACCCGAAACCCAAGAATTTAATTTCGCATCATAAAACATTGGCCCCAAGTTTTGTAAAAAATATTCCAACTTCCAAAGAAAGGTCCAACTGGTTCCTTCTTTTCGAAATGCCGCAATAACCTCACTGGTCCCCGACTGGAATAAAACCAAAGTTTCCATTTCCGGTGATTCGTCCAAATTGATCTGCTTTTGGCCTAAAACACGAACGGATTGTCCAGAATCCTTTCCATAAACCGCCTCCCGAATTTCCAAATCCGAAGGAAGTTCCTTTTGAGAGCAAGAAACGAAAGAAACTAGTGCAAAAAGGAAAGTCACTGGAAAAAGAAATCGATTGGATAAATTCATAGGAATTCTTTCATTCCAGCATACCAAAACTCCAATTCAACCTTTTTTGCTTTTCCTTTCGAACTCTCGTGTTTTACTCGTCTAAGTAGTAAGAATTGGGGACGACATTGGTTTCGACTGTTGTTGGCTTGGATTCAGTGGCACGTAGGGGTGAGGGACCTCTTAAAAACCTTCAAAACAATAACTGCAAATAACGAATTTGCTCTAGCAGCTTAGTTTTAAGCTCTACGGTTTCCATGGCTGTTTCCTTAGGTGGCCAAGAAACCGACACCTCTCTAAGGACCTTTCGGATCTGTCGCCCGCTTCGGGCCGAATTGAACTCTAAGTAGGATAGGAATTAGTCCCCCGTTTGTAGGGTAAGTCTTTCCGAAATTTATTTGCAAACTAAACGTGTAGAAGCTGCATTTGAGGGCGATAGGACCCGGGTTCGACTCCCGGCGTCTCCACCATTCAGGCATTCATTGTGCAGCGTTCGCCTGGCCCTCCGTGGCCAGAGCTCCCGCCCACGTCCATCCATGGACGTTGTGCACAACAAACGCCTTCATCAGGTAATTAGCTAAAGTTTACTAAAATTCCTTTTAGTATTGTTTCTAAGTATCATCTAACAAAAGATTTACAACGGGAGTCCAAGGTAGGAAGTCAAAGACTGAGTAACATTGCAAACATCTAAGCACTCGCAATTTATCTATATTTTTAATTTAACCATAACAACCGCTATTTGCATCATTTCTTTCGATTGTTCACCCGCTTATGAAGAAATTGAAATTGTTTACCAAGCGGAAGATGGCCAAAGGATCACGGCTGTTTATCACAATCCAACAAATGATGTAGACAAATTCTCTGTAACTCTAGAAATACCTCGTGGGCAACCGATCACCTTAAATCAAGGAGCTGCTGCCTCAGGAGTTCGTTATACGGATGACAAAACTTTGGTTTGGTGGACTAAATCTAACGTTGCGTTTATGATGAAACCAGATGGAAAAGGTGATTGGCAAATAACTGACAGATATAAAGAAATTTTATTAGATCAGAATCGTTGATAAAGTATTTGCAACTCTATATGATTTCATCAAATAAAAGATTCAATTTTAATCTTTGGCCAGACACCGAACCAAGTATGATAATAAAGCATATAAATTCCAAATGATATCCCGCATAAGATAAGAAAGACGGCCGTTTTGCGAAAGACCAAAAGATTTCCTATATCCACGGTCATTTTCAAAACAATCTTTGTTAGCTTATCTATGATGGAGAA carries:
- a CDS encoding LIC13341 family surface-exposed protein; translated protein: MNLSNRFLFPVTFLFALVSFVSCSQKELPSDLEIREAVYGKDSGQSVRVLGQKQINLDESPEMETLVLFQSGTSEVIAAFRKEGTSWTFLWKLEYFLQNLGPMFYDAKLNSWVSGSAPGKEKSTFAGDCLRRIVVAELPGDNFNSVFIEVLAEEPPLGLFSVPMGYRKGKKIWDGFQLKEHEELKRSKRVDFEYSTKDKSFRIFPSNPNYSQEFVYNGWEMLANLPMQPVPSFVSLEVTPKFEIGKESQVTLQLKNRGNYVSLTYLSLSFPEAGSVRLAGETQGVRVYKKGDIVYNVVSNKKIPAEYPLLEVTKEGWANNFRYGIKFLYTPKESVTPKILFRSTYKFYHEIVSIPNQFSIAPFERDQQGFPSYLLGVSTN
- a CDS encoding MliC family protein, which encodes MQTSKHSQFIYIFNLTITTAICIISFDCSPAYEEIEIVYQAEDGQRITAVYHNPTNDVDKFSVTLEIPRGQPITLNQGAAASGVRYTDDKTLVWWTKSNVAFMMKPDGKGDWQITDRYKEILLDQNR